Proteins encoded by one window of Flavobacterium sp. N502540:
- the hisD gene encoding histidinol dehydrogenase → MNKINNPKPDTWSEILKRPTKTIDDIEVTVKEIFKEVQKKGDEAVAKYTSIFDGIALENYEVSSEEIQEANSSISEELKAAIQLAKENIYKFHSAQKTDKISIETTEGVNCWQEKRPIQKIGLYIPGGTAPLFSTVLMLAVPAGIAGCKEIVLCSPPDKSGKINPAILYAATLCGVTKILKVGGIQAIAGMTFGTNSIPKVYKIFGPGNQFVTVAKQLATQFGVAIDMPAGPSELLVVADDTAIPAFVASDLLSQAEHGTDSQVILVSTSKRLIEAVEKEIQIQIEELPRKAIAKKAIENSKLIYVENDQIALDLINEYGPEHFIICSQYDDFYCNGIINAGSVFIGNYTPESAGDYASGTNHTLPTNGYAKNYSGVNLDSFVKSMTFQKISKEGIQKIGAAIEIMAEAEGLQAHKNAVTLRLKSLKERV, encoded by the coding sequence ATGAATAAAATAAACAATCCGAAACCAGATACCTGGTCAGAAATACTAAAACGACCAACTAAAACAATCGATGATATCGAAGTTACAGTAAAGGAAATTTTTAAAGAAGTACAGAAAAAAGGGGATGAAGCTGTTGCTAAATACACTTCAATTTTTGACGGAATTGCTCTGGAAAACTATGAAGTTTCATCTGAGGAGATTCAGGAAGCCAATAGTAGCATTTCAGAGGAACTAAAAGCGGCTATTCAGTTAGCAAAAGAAAACATATATAAATTTCACAGTGCTCAAAAAACAGATAAGATCTCAATTGAAACGACTGAGGGAGTCAACTGCTGGCAGGAAAAGAGACCTATTCAAAAAATTGGCCTATACATTCCCGGAGGAACAGCACCTTTGTTTTCAACCGTTCTAATGTTGGCTGTCCCTGCCGGAATTGCTGGCTGTAAAGAAATAGTACTGTGTTCTCCCCCTGATAAATCTGGAAAAATAAACCCTGCAATTCTATATGCGGCTACTTTATGCGGTGTAACCAAAATCTTAAAAGTGGGAGGAATTCAGGCCATTGCCGGAATGACATTTGGAACAAACTCAATCCCTAAAGTATATAAAATTTTCGGACCAGGAAATCAATTTGTAACTGTGGCAAAACAATTAGCAACTCAATTTGGAGTAGCCATCGATATGCCTGCCGGCCCTTCAGAATTATTGGTCGTTGCGGATGACACTGCTATACCAGCGTTTGTTGCCTCCGATTTACTGTCTCAGGCAGAACACGGAACAGACAGCCAGGTGATTCTGGTTTCGACCTCTAAAAGATTAATTGAAGCCGTTGAAAAGGAGATCCAGATTCAAATTGAAGAACTTCCCCGAAAAGCAATTGCTAAAAAAGCCATTGAAAATTCAAAGCTAATTTATGTAGAAAACGATCAGATCGCTTTAGATCTAATTAATGAGTATGGACCGGAACATTTTATAATTTGCTCTCAATACGATGATTTCTACTGTAACGGAATTATCAACGCAGGTTCTGTGTTTATAGGCAATTACACCCCTGAAAGTGCGGGAGACTATGCGTCAGGAACCAATCATACTTTACCAACAAACGGCTATGCTAAAAATTACAGTGGCGTAAATCTGGACAGTTTTGTAAAATCAATGACCTTTCAGAAAATATCTAAAGAAGGAATTCAGAAAATTGGCGCCGCCATTGAAATTATGGCTGAAGCTGAAGGATTGCAAGCTCACAAGAATGCAGTTACATTGCGATTAAAGAGTTTGAAGGAAAGAGTATAG